In Streptomyces sp. NBC_00569, a single genomic region encodes these proteins:
- a CDS encoding IclR family transcriptional regulator — translation MSPVPAAAQVLAILRYLAGQAGPVPAAAISRDVGLPRSTTYHLLDTLAREGFVVHLLEERRYGLGVSAFELASGYSRQAPFQRLARVPLARLVDSTGHNAHLAVLHGREVIYVIEERAPGRAPLVTEVGVRLPAHLTASGRAVLARLPQAQVRALFPDASAFVLRNESGPGSLTALRQLLVEARRRGYATEDGEVTPGFSSVAAAVLDHGAHPVAGVAVTFRGDEVGEEQQRRIAAQVTRTANQLSRRIGGVADAQARTQTAGHLT, via the coding sequence ATGTCTCCCGTTCCCGCCGCCGCCCAGGTGCTGGCCATCCTCCGCTATCTCGCGGGCCAGGCAGGGCCCGTACCCGCCGCGGCGATCAGCCGCGACGTCGGGCTTCCCCGCTCGACGACGTACCACCTGCTCGACACCCTGGCGCGCGAGGGCTTCGTCGTGCATCTGCTGGAGGAGCGACGCTACGGACTGGGCGTCAGCGCCTTCGAACTGGCCTCCGGATACAGCAGGCAGGCGCCCTTCCAGCGCCTGGCGCGGGTGCCGCTGGCCAGGCTCGTCGACAGCACGGGCCACAACGCGCACCTCGCCGTACTGCACGGCCGCGAGGTCATCTACGTGATCGAGGAACGGGCGCCGGGACGCGCGCCCCTGGTGACCGAGGTCGGTGTCCGGCTGCCGGCCCACCTCACCGCAAGCGGCCGGGCGGTCCTGGCCCGCCTGCCGCAGGCGCAGGTGCGGGCCCTGTTCCCCGACGCGTCGGCCTTCGTCCTGCGCAACGAGTCCGGTCCCGGCTCGCTGACCGCGCTCCGCCAACTCCTCGTGGAGGCGCGGCGGCGGGGGTACGCCACGGAGGACGGCGAGGTGACGCCGGGCTTCTCGTCCGTGGCGGCCGCGGTCCTCGACCACGGCGCGCACCCCGTCGCCGGAGTCGCGGTCACGTTCCGCGGCGACGAGGTCGGGGAGGAGCAACAGCGGCGGATCGCCGCGCAGGTGACCCGTACGGCGAACCAACTGAGCCGGCGCATCGGCGGGGTGGCCGACGCACAGGCCCGTACGCAGACTGCGGGACACCTCACCTAG